In Apus apus isolate bApuApu2 chromosome 25, bApuApu2.pri.cur, whole genome shotgun sequence, the following proteins share a genomic window:
- the RND2 gene encoding rho-related GTP-binding protein RhoN has translation MEGHLARCKIVVVGDTQCGKTALLHVFAKDCYPESYVPTVFENYTASFEIDKQRTELNMWDTSGSAYYDNVRPLAYPDSDAVLICFDISRPETLDSVLKKWQGETQEFCPNAKIVLVGCKLDMRTDLNTLRELSKQRLIPVTHEQGSALARQIGAVAYAECSSKVSENSVRDVFHVTTLASVNRVHKNLKRSNSKRGLKRASQMPGRTDLLSDTEIRKDRAKSCSIM, from the exons ATGGAGGGGCACCTGGCGCGCTGCAAGATCGTGGTGGTGGGGGACACGCAGTGCGGCAAGACCGCGCTGCTGCACGTCTTCGCCAAGGACTGCTACCCCGAG AGCTACGTGCCCACCGTCTTCGAGAACTACACGGCCAGCTTTGAGATCGACAAGCAGCGCACCGAGCTCAACATGTGGGACACCTCAG gcTCAGCATATTATGATAATGTCCGTCCCTTGGCCTACCCAGACTCGGACGCTGTGCTCATCTGCTTTGACATCAGCCGCCCAGAGACCCTGGACAGTGTGCTCAAGAAG TGGCAAGGAGAAACTCAGGAGTTCTGCCCCAATGCAAAGATTGTGCTGGTTGGCTGCAAGCTGGACATGCGGACAGACTTGAACACACTCCGGGAGCTTTCCAAGCAGCGCCTCATCCCTGTGACGCATGAGCAG GGCAGCGCGCTGGCACGGCAGATTGGGGCAGTGGCCTATGCAGAGTGCTCCTCCAAGGTCTCAGAGAACAGCGTACGGGATGTGTTTCATGTGACCACGCTTGCCTCAGTCAACAGGGTCCACAAGAACTTGAAGCGCAGCAACTCCAAACGGGGACTGAAGCGGGCATCACAGATGCCTGGCAGGACAGACTTACTGAGTGACACAGAGATCAGGAAAGACCGAGCcaagagctgctccatcatGTGA